A single window of bacterium DNA harbors:
- a CDS encoding acetyl-CoA acetyltransferase, translated as MSLNPRTPVLVGAGAISQRVDDPLESPEAIELMIAALEQAADDAGRRDILSRADSVWVPRGFWGYRDPGRLIADRFAADAARSIVSEIGILQTTLLGRACQAIVSGKAQVILIAGGEAKYRALRAKITGTSLDETSQAGDLSPDETLRPAAELWSELELANGLQMPVGQYAIIENALRHSEGLSLDAHRREVARLWASFSAVAAKNPRAWNRNIVSADEIREPSERNPMLAFPYTKLHNSQWNVDQAAGLILCSLETARAAGIRDDRFVFPLAVTESNFVVSRSEMTELERSHGFRVAGQRALARAGKSTDDLDHLELYSCFPAAVRVQAREMGIPYERKLTVTGGMAFAGGPLNNFVLQAAQRMRDVLREDTGSTGMLTAVSGYVSKQGVSLWSTRPPENPFEFEDVSDEVEKLTALVKVEADYEGPATVASYTVLHAGGPAARGVLICDIAKGRRAIVATADPDLMLALEDEEFCGRGLRIGALTNSGNRHLTVAG; from the coding sequence ATGAGCCTGAATCCCCGCACACCCGTTCTCGTCGGCGCTGGAGCCATTTCCCAGCGTGTCGACGATCCCCTTGAATCCCCCGAAGCGATCGAGTTGATGATCGCTGCGCTGGAACAGGCCGCCGACGATGCCGGTCGGCGAGACATCCTCTCCCGCGCGGACTCGGTGTGGGTTCCGCGCGGCTTCTGGGGTTACCGAGATCCGGGACGCCTGATCGCGGATCGCTTCGCAGCAGACGCTGCCCGCAGCATCGTTTCCGAGATCGGAATCCTACAAACCACCCTGCTCGGCCGCGCTTGCCAGGCCATCGTTTCGGGCAAGGCGCAGGTCATCCTGATCGCGGGTGGAGAAGCGAAGTACCGCGCGCTGCGCGCGAAGATCACGGGCACCTCACTCGACGAGACCTCGCAAGCCGGAGACCTGTCTCCCGACGAGACGCTTCGTCCGGCCGCCGAACTCTGGAGCGAGCTCGAACTCGCCAACGGCCTGCAAATGCCCGTCGGTCAGTACGCGATCATCGAGAACGCCTTGCGCCACAGCGAAGGATTGAGCCTGGACGCTCACCGCCGCGAGGTCGCGCGCCTGTGGGCTTCGTTCAGTGCGGTGGCCGCGAAAAATCCGCGCGCCTGGAACCGGAACATCGTCTCCGCCGACGAAATACGCGAGCCATCCGAGCGAAACCCGATGCTCGCATTCCCGTACACCAAGCTGCACAACTCACAGTGGAACGTGGATCAGGCCGCGGGATTGATCCTGTGTTCGCTCGAGACGGCTCGTGCGGCTGGAATCCGCGACGACCGTTTCGTATTCCCGCTCGCCGTGACTGAGTCGAACTTCGTCGTGTCGCGCTCCGAAATGACTGAACTCGAGCGCAGCCACGGTTTCCGGGTCGCTGGACAACGAGCACTCGCGCGAGCCGGCAAGAGCACCGATGACCTCGACCATCTCGAACTCTACAGCTGCTTCCCCGCAGCCGTCCGCGTTCAGGCGCGAGAGATGGGAATTCCGTACGAGCGCAAACTCACCGTCACCGGAGGCATGGCGTTCGCGGGTGGCCCCCTGAACAATTTCGTATTGCAGGCCGCCCAGCGCATGCGAGATGTCCTGCGAGAAGACACCGGAAGCACCGGCATGCTGACAGCCGTGAGCGGTTACGTTTCGAAACAGGGAGTCAGTCTCTGGTCGACCCGTCCGCCAGAGAATCCCTTCGAATTCGAAGACGTCAGCGATGAGGTCGAAAAACTAACGGCGCTGGTCAAGGTCGAAGCCGACTACGAAGGCCCTGCGACCGTCGCCTCGTACACCGTACTACACGCGGGCGGACCAGCGGCACGTGGCGTCCTGATCTGTGACATCGCAAAAGGACGTCGAGCGATCGTGGCCACCGCTGACCCGGACCTGATGCTCGCACTCGAAGACGAAGAGTTTTGCGGGCGCGGCTTGCGCATCGGCGCGCTCACGAACTCCGGAAATCGCCACCTGACTGTTGCGGGGTAG